A genome region from Paludibacterium sp. B53371 includes the following:
- a CDS encoding TetR/AcrR family transcriptional regulator: protein MSFFHHRPKQPERVKAGLISASIELLVGVGLHAVTLDAVCRRAGVSKGALIHHFENRAGLLNAVTDSLLDGFRSRFEQALQQEPPGPGRYTRAYIQTAFTDSADTTKALALLSLAWPYCIEQCRLVQMALEEEDGCDTPLANQLLLLRLTAEGIWYARVRGSPEMDAAKSRLLLQGLRDQCLQLLGMVSGG, encoded by the coding sequence ATGTCCTTTTTTCACCATCGTCCCAAACAGCCTGAGCGCGTCAAGGCAGGACTGATTTCCGCCAGCATCGAACTGCTGGTCGGGGTGGGCCTGCATGCCGTGACGCTGGATGCCGTCTGCCGCCGGGCAGGGGTGAGCAAAGGCGCACTGATTCATCACTTCGAGAACCGTGCCGGCCTGCTCAATGCCGTGACCGACAGCTTGCTGGATGGTTTTCGCAGCCGTTTCGAACAAGCCTTGCAGCAGGAGCCGCCCGGCCCCGGGCGCTATACCCGCGCCTATATTCAAACAGCCTTTACCGATTCGGCCGACACCACCAAGGCCTTGGCCCTGTTGTCGCTGGCCTGGCCCTATTGCATCGAGCAATGTCGGCTGGTGCAGATGGCGCTGGAGGAGGAGGACGGTTGTGACACGCCGCTGGCCAATCAGTTGCTGTTGCTGCGACTGACGGCGGAAGGGATCTGGTATGCCCGTGTGCGTGGTTCGCCGGAGATGGATGCGGCAAAGAGCCGATTGTTGCTGCAGGGTTTGCGCGATCAGTGTCTGCAGTTGCTGGGCATGGTCAGCGGGGGGTGA
- a CDS encoding methyl-accepting chemotaxis protein — translation MTISRRLVLTLLVALSALLIVGGYGIWELGRSQTSHEAMMDNIFPSIDDITKAQHGLTNIRVGIRDITLAANETELADAKAKIELGKSKIDSALDDYQQKNIYNEEDQQALNKVKDSYNQFWQVIQPLVQHASSMSHEQQIAQLKNATKAARATEAAMDAHYTLNKVLTKQDAAESRKAYETSRLISLAVIALAFLVSGLLAVSLYRAIRTGLGQIRQALHQISDTLDFSQRVAIVHQDEVGDACQALNRLLDTLQTSFKSLRHVADDVGKASLELSATAQQVSTASAAQSEAASSMAATIEQMTVSINHVAEQAVTTKAGTEEARELVQSGSAIIRQTILDIHEISSMVKSSATDIQKLEQESAQVGTVVNVIRDIADQTNLLALNAAIEAARAGEQGRGFAVVADEVRKLAERTTKSTQEIAATIESMVTMAKRTAESMEAADTLVETSVSRADEASRAIETIGEHAAHSASSIGEISAAIQQQGVASNNIAMQVERTAQMSEESSAAAQNTAASAHHLDALVQQQLQTLSNFKL, via the coding sequence ATGACTATCTCAAGGCGGCTGGTTTTGACCCTGCTGGTGGCGCTCAGCGCCCTGCTGATCGTCGGGGGCTATGGCATCTGGGAACTGGGCCGTAGCCAGACCAGCCACGAAGCCATGATGGATAATATTTTTCCCAGCATTGACGATATCACCAAGGCGCAGCATGGCCTGACCAATATCCGCGTCGGTATCCGCGACATCACGCTGGCCGCCAACGAGACCGAACTGGCCGATGCCAAGGCCAAAATTGAACTGGGCAAATCCAAAATTGATTCGGCACTGGATGATTACCAGCAGAAGAATATCTACAACGAGGAAGACCAGCAGGCGCTGAACAAGGTCAAAGACAGCTATAACCAGTTTTGGCAAGTGATTCAGCCCCTGGTGCAACACGCCTCGTCCATGTCTCATGAGCAGCAGATTGCGCAGCTGAAAAACGCCACCAAGGCGGCACGGGCCACGGAAGCCGCCATGGATGCCCACTATACCCTGAACAAGGTACTGACCAAGCAAGATGCCGCTGAAAGCCGCAAGGCCTATGAGACTTCCCGCCTGATCTCGCTGGCGGTCATTGCGCTGGCCTTCCTGGTGTCCGGCCTGCTGGCCGTGAGCCTGTACCGTGCCATCCGCACCGGTCTGGGCCAGATTCGCCAGGCCTTGCATCAGATCAGCGATACCCTCGACTTCAGCCAGCGCGTGGCGATCGTCCATCAGGATGAGGTCGGCGATGCCTGCCAGGCGCTGAACCGCCTGCTGGATACCTTGCAAACCAGCTTCAAGTCCTTGCGCCATGTAGCCGACGATGTCGGCAAGGCCTCGCTCGAGCTGAGCGCCACCGCCCAACAGGTGTCCACGGCCTCGGCAGCGCAAAGTGAGGCGGCGTCCAGCATGGCGGCCACCATTGAGCAGATGACGGTCAGCATCAACCATGTCGCCGAGCAGGCAGTCACCACCAAGGCCGGGACGGAAGAAGCCCGTGAACTGGTGCAGTCTGGTTCGGCCATCATTCGCCAGACGATTCTGGACATTCACGAAATCTCCAGCATGGTGAAATCCTCGGCCACCGACATTCAAAAGCTGGAGCAGGAAAGTGCCCAGGTCGGTACCGTGGTAAACGTGATTCGCGATATCGCCGACCAGACCAACCTGCTGGCCTTGAATGCCGCCATCGAAGCGGCGCGCGCCGGTGAGCAGGGGCGCGGCTTTGCCGTGGTGGCGGACGAGGTGCGCAAGCTCGCGGAGCGTACCACCAAGTCGACGCAGGAAATCGCTGCCACGATCGAGTCCATGGTCACCATGGCCAAGCGCACGGCGGAATCGATGGAAGCGGCCGACACGCTGGTGGAAACCAGTGTGTCGCGTGCCGATGAGGCCAGCCGGGCCATCGAGACGATTGGCGAGCATGCGGCGCACTCGGCCAGCAGTATTGGCGAAATCTCTGCGGCCATTCAGCAGCAGGGGGTGGCCAGCAACAATATCGCCATGCAGGTAGAACGTACGGCCCAGATGTCGGAAGAATCCAGTGCGGCTGCGCAGAATACCGCCGCCAGCGCACATCATCTGGATGCGCTGGTGCAGCAGCAGTTGCAGACGCTGTCGAACTTCAAATTGTGA